One Conger conger chromosome 18, fConCon1.1, whole genome shotgun sequence DNA window includes the following coding sequences:
- the LOC133117929 gene encoding growth-regulated alpha protein-like encodes MLSSRICAVFSSLLLLGVAWTGGDIVGDEPDGVIGYVRLGMGGPRPRCACEQTAEWVKPVRRITKIAVQEPSSYCSRTEIILTVERNREVCLDPDSEQGQKLQHCWKSHDMNVAKSKTCLRSKKMIH; translated from the exons ATGCTCAGCAGCAGAATCTGCGCGGTGTTCAGCTCGCTGCTCCTCCTCGGGGTCGCGTGGACAGGCGGAG ATATCGTAGGAGACGAGCCGGACGGAGTCATTGGTTATGTTCGCTTAGGAATGGGCGGGCCGCGGCCAAGATGCGCGTGCGAACAAACGGCCGAATGGGTGAAACCGGTGAGACGCATCACTAAGATCGCGGTGCAGGAGCCAAGCTCGTATTGCAGCCGGACAGAGATCAT ACTCACTGTGGAAAGGAACAGAGAGGTGTGCCTGGATCCAGACTCAGAGCAGGGCCAAAAGCTGCAGCACTGCTGGAAGAG CCATGACATGAACGTAGCAAAATCCAAGACGTGCTTAAGGAGTAAGAAGATGATCCACTAA
- the LOC133117928 gene encoding C-X-C motif chemokine 5-like isoform X2 — MLSSRICAVFSSLLLLGVAWTGGDIIGVEPDGVIDYGEAGMPGWRPRCECVQTAEWVKPVRRITKIAVQEPSWYCSRTEIILTVEGNREVCLDPDSEQGQKLQHCWKSHDMNVAKTKTCLRRKKTVH; from the exons ATGCTCAGCAGCAGAATCTGCGCAGTGTTCAGCTCGCTGCTCCTCCTCGGGGTCGCGTGGACAGGCGGAG ATATTATAGGAGTCGAGCCGGATGGAGTCATTGATTATGGTGAAGCCGGCATGCCCGGGTGGCGGCCAAGATGCGAGTGCGTGCAAACGGCCGAATGGGTGAAACCGGTGAGACGCATCACTAAGATCGCGGTTCAGGAGCCAAGCTGGTATTGCAGCCGGACAGAGATCAT ACTCACTGTGGAAGGGAACAGAGAGGTGTGCCTGGATCCAGACTCGGAGCAGGGCCAAAAGCTGCAGCACTGCTGGAAGAG CCATGACATGAATGTAGCAAAAACCAAGACGTGCTTAAGGAGGAAGAAGACGGTCCACTAA
- the LOC133117928 gene encoding C-X-C motif chemokine 9-like isoform X1, whose translation MLSSRICAVFSSLLLLGVAWTGGDTTGVEPDGVIPQQQSRKTKMSGWRPKCECVQTAKWVKPVRRITKIAVHEPSWYCSRTEIILTVEGNREVCLDPDSEQGQKLQHCWKSHDMNVAKTKTCLRRKKTVH comes from the exons ATGCTCAGCAGCAGAATCTGCGCAGTGTTCAGCTCGCTGCTCCTCCTCGGGGTCGCGTGGACAGGCGGAG ACACTACAGGAGTCGAGCCGGATGGAGTTATTCCTCAGCAACAGTctcgaaaaacaaaaatgtccgGGTGGCGGCCAAAATGCGAGTGCGTGCAAACGGCCAAATGGGTGAAACCGGTGAGACGCATCACTAAGATCGCGGTGCACGAGCCAAGCTGGTATTGCAGCCGGACAGAGATCAT ACTCACTGTGGAAGGGAACAGAGAGGTGTGCCTGGATCCAGACTCGGAGCAGGGCCAAAAGCTGCAGCACTGCTGGAAGAG CCATGACATGAATGTAGCAAAAACCAAGACGTGCTTAAGGAGGAAGAAGACGGTCCACTAA